From the Chlamydiota bacterium genome, the window ATTAAAAATCTAGAAGAGGCTTCAGAACACGCAAAAGCATTTTTGAAGACCCTAAAAGAAGAGCCCTGGAGATTATTGTCTAAGCCAAGACCTGCCCCTGTTAATCAGGGCCCCAAACGAGGATTTTCGCTTTACTCTGCGAAAAAAAGTTCTGAATCTGGATCAAAGGAGGGAAAATAGCATTTAGGAAAATAAAAATAACATTCTTTTTTTCTAAGGTCTATTTTTGTTGTTCTTATAAATTCAAAATCCAAAAATCAAAATGCAAAATGACAAATCAAAAATCAAAATTTTTCACAGACCTGGACATAAGATGCGTTTTGGATTCTAATCTGTCATTTTGATTTTTGATGTTTGATTTTTGGATTTTCATTAAAAAATTCTTTCGGTCGGCTGAATGAAAGGTGATGAAGATTTGGAAATTCTTTCCTGAGGATTTTCAAAAGGGTGGTAAGTCCTAAAATATTTCCTTTGCGTTTGGGTAAGGCCAGTAGGTATTGATCCGGATCGATGGCAAGATTTCTCCATTGAATAGCGTTAATTTTTGTTTGATGAATAAAAGTAATCAGGGCCTTGGCCTCCTCTTCTCGATCGGTCACTCCAGGAAAGGTGAGAAGATTAATAGATATTGCGAGTCCGTTCTCTCGAGCGATATGAGCTGTTTCAACCACTTCTTTAAAATCATAACCCCGAGGCTGATAGTAAGCCGCATAAGTTTCTGGAATAGCGCTATTCATACTGATTCTCACCGATTCAAGACCGGCCTGACAGAGTTTAAGAAAATCGTGAGGGCGGCTTGCATTGGTATTTAAATTCAAGGTTCCAAACGAAGTTCTTAATCGGATTTCTTTAAGTGCTTTTTCAATCGTGTTGCTGACCAAAAGGGGTTCCCCTTCACAACCTTGTCCAAAGGAAAGAATGGCGTCTTCAGATTTTTCAAGGTGGGATAAGGCAATGGGCAGAACTTCTTCTAAATAAGGGGCAAAATTGATTCTTTGGTGACTGGAAGGGGGGAGTTCTTCAGGTTGTAAGCTAATACAGCCCACACATTGGGCATTGCAGGCGGGGGAGACCGGTAGGGCTCCTTCCCAGCGTTCATAAAAAATATTTTGGGCGGTGTTGCAATGATATTCCGAGGCGCAGAGGGCCAGTTGTTTGAGAATGCGATTTTGAGGTTCTTTGGAAAGACGCCTTTCAATTTTTACGAGAAGCCCGGGGGTATTGTAATGATGATTCTCCCACCGATCCGAAGAATCGATTCTAATCGCCGCACCCATTACATTTTTCTTTGAGCGACCGATGGCGGCATAGGCCCATTGAGGGAGAAAATCTTTTTGAACCGGAGCTGTTGCAGGAAGAAGGGTTCTTAAATATCCGATGGGAAGAATAGCTCCTGCCGTTAAATTTTCTTTTTCTGACGAAGTTGGATCTAGTTGAGGTTTTTTTAAATTTTGATTCCAAAGGATAGGAATTCTTTTGGGAAGAAAAGTAACTTGGGTGTTGGTGGGTAAGTCGATGAGTTCCTCTTCTAGGGGAAGACGGTAGAGATCTCCTGAGCGACCGGTCATCAAAAAACCGGGTCGCTCGAAGATATCTCCTTTGGAATTTGCTGTTACTGCGTTCATGTTCATGATGTTGTTATAAATTTAAAATTCAAAAATCAAAATGCAAAATGACATACTAAAATCCAAAAATTTCTAATGCGATTGCAAGGGAGATATTTTAAATTTTGATTTGTCCGACAAGATTTTTGATGTTTGATTTTTGGATTTCCTAAGTTGTCCCCTGCTCATTATTAATTTGCATAAAATTCAAAGGGGACTTATATTATCACACTTCTGAAAGGGATGGTGGAACAATGCAAGCAGGCGATTTAAGACCCGGGATGGCCATTATGTTTAATGGCCAGATCCATAAAGTGGAAGAGTTTCAACACGTGACGCCTGGAAACTGGCGGGCCATGATTCAGACAACTTTGAGAAGTCTCAAAACTGGTAAGGCCGTTAAAAATAGATTCAGACCTCAAGATAATGTAGAGGAAGTATTTCTAGAACCCAAACCTTGCCAATATTTGTACCATGATCAAGGGCTGTATTATTTTCTAGATTTAGAAGATTATCAAAACCATTCTGTTTCAAGTGAGATTATAGGGGAAAGGTCCCATTATCTTGCTGAGAATTTAGAGGTTAAGCTTTTGATTCATGATGGAGTTGTGATTGATGCCGAATTACCCACCAGCGTGATTCTTAAAATTACCCAGACAGAACCGGGAAGCCGTGGAGATACCGTGACCAATGTCATGAAAATGGCTACGGTTGAAACGGGTTACCAAATTCAAGTCCCCATTTTCATCAAGGAAGGAGAAGCCGTGAAAGTGGACACTCGAACGGGCCAATATTTGGGAAGAAGCTAATAAATAAATTTCGGATTGCGAATGGCGCATTTCGGATTGTTAAAAACAAGAAATTTTTTTAAATTAATATTTATTCCTAAAATCCGAAATTCGAGATCCGAAATCCGAAATTACTTTATTTTTTATTTTTCCCTTGCCTATCTTTTTCAGAGTGATATGATCACCAGGTTCACTCACTTCTATGGGAGCGGTATGTGGATAACCTGTGGATTGTGAGTGGAAAACTTATCCAAATTTGGATTTCCTTTTTTGTAAGAACAGAATAAAACTAACTCTATCTCTCTATTTTCTTTTGAATGAAATTGTGTTGTGGAAACTTTGTGAATAAGCAATGACTCAAAAAACTTCTCTCGATCTTCTTGAAGTATGGCCTCAGTTTGTTGAAAAAGCAAAGGATACGCTTTCCCCTCAAAACTATGACAACTGGTTTTCTCCCATTAAACCTATTAAGATCAATGCCGGTACACTTGAAATAGAAGTTCCCAATAAATTTTTTAAAGATTGGTTGATGAATAACTACCTAAAATACATTGAAGGAGCTTTTGCCGATTTGACAGGAGAACCCATTGCTCTTCATATTAAAGTGAGTTTGGAAGAACCTGTTAGAAGTCTTCAGCCCACACAAACCGTCCATTTAAGACGATCGATTCCTCCTCAAAATGCAAAAAATTTAAATCAGAATTATACCTTTGATCATTTTGTCGTTGGCCCTTCTAATCGCTTTGCCCATGCGGCCAGTGTGGCGGTTTCCCAATCTCCCGGAAAGGCCTATAATCCCTTATTTATTTATGGAGGGGTAGGGCTAGGGAAAACCCATTTGATGCATGCGATTGGTCATTTTGTTTTAAAGAATCAGCCGAAAGAGAGAGTCCTTTATATTTCGAGTGAGGAATTTACAAACCAATTCATCGACTCCGTTCAGAGTAATGCCATGGTCCGATTTCGCAATAAATACCGAAGCGTGGATATTCTTTTGATTGATGATATTCATTTCTTAAGTGGTAAAGAACAAACCCAAGAAGAATTCTTTCATACCTTTAATTCACTTTACGATGCCCATAAACAAGTCGTTCTTTCCAATGACCGCCCTCCCAAGGAGATTTCCAATCTTGAGGAAAGGCTGATCTCTCGGTTTGAATGGGGATTGGTGACCGATCTTCAGCCGCCGGATACTGAGACGAGAATTGCCATTTTGAGAAAGAAGGCCACTCTTTCAAAAGTGGAGCTTTCGGATGACCTCGCTTTTTTTCTAGCGAGTCGCATCAAAACCAATATTCGAAAATTAGAAGGGGCGTTGGTCAAGGTGATTTCCTACGCTTCTTTAAATAAGAAGGAACCCACGATTGCCTTGGCTGAAGAGGTGATTCAGGATATTTTGGGAGAAGAAAAAATTGTTTCGATTGAGGGAATTCAGAAGAAAGTGGCCGAGCATTACGACTTAAGAATTTCGGATATGATCAGTAAAAAAAGGCCTCAGACCATTGCTTTCCCCAGGCAGATCGCCATGTATTTGGCTCGAGAACTCACCCATTATTCTCTTCAAGAAATTGGGGAGGCCTTTGGAGGACGGGACCATACCACGGTTCTTCATGCCCATAAGACAGTTGAAGATTCCGTGAATAAAGATTTTAAAATTAAGAAAACCATTTCTTTCTTAAAGCAGAAAGTACGGGAGTAAGCTAATTGATAATTGAAAATTGATAATTAAAAATTTAGGAATTTATTTATTCTTACCTCAATTCTCAATTGTCAATTCAGTTTTAGGTTTTGAATCGCTTCTTCCATCTCTCGAGCGGTCTTGAGCGTATTCACTTTCGCTCGAAACTGTGCCACTCCAGGAAAATCTCTAAAATACCAAGTCGCAATTTTTCTAAATTCTAAAATGGCTCTTTCTTCATCCATGGCGACTTTAAATTTAAGATGTTTAAGGGCTACAGCCTTTTTATCCTCTAAGGTGGGGGATCGAGGCGAGGGATGATTGTTTAACATCGACGCGACTTCCTTATAAATCCATGGATTTCCAAGCCCCCCTCTTCCAATCATGACCCCATCACAACCGCTTGTTTCAAGAAGACGGCGGGCATCATCCGGTGTTGTAACATCCCCATTTCCAAAAACAGGAATTTTAAGAGCCCGCTTCACTTTCCCAATCGCTTCCCAATCGGCTTCTCCAGAATAGCCTTGCATACGGGTACGGCCATGAACCGTTACGGCAGATAATCCAGAGTCCTGGGCGATTTTTGCCAGTTGAACTGCTTCATCTCCAGAAGGATCTGAAAATCCTTTTCTCATCTTAACGGTGACAGGAATTTTTTTTATATTTTTAACAACATTTTCAAAAATTTTACGTGTCTTCTCAGGCTCAATTAAAAGTGCAGATCCTCCTCCAGGTGCTGTCACCTTGGGCACAGGGCAACCACAATTAATGTCTAAAAGATCAAATCCCATCTCTTCAATCATGGAAGCTGCTTTCCCCATGATTTCTGGATCGCAACCCACGAGTTGGGCCCCTAAAGGACGATCTTCAGCCGTTCTTTTCAGTAAATCTTGTGTTCGAGGATTTCCGTAGACCATGGCATTGGCGGAAACCATTTCAAGAAAAGCCATTTCCATTCCTTGTTCACGGGCAATCAGACGAAAAGCCAAATCCGTACACCCAGCCATGGGAGATTGAATAATGTTTGATTGAAGGGTAAGGTTTTTAAGTTGAATCATATTTTTACTTTTGATGCGAGAGGATTTTACAGTTTCCTAATTTGAATTTTTGCTTCTTCAAGAAGTTGCAAAGAAATCTCTCCTAAGGGATAATCATGACTGTAAATAACTTCCTTGATACCGCTATTGATAATCATTTTGGTGCAAGTCAGGCAAGGGGAGTAGGTGGAATAAAGCGTTGAATCTTTGATGTTGACTCCGTGATAGGCTGATTGAGTAATCGCATTTTCTTCGGCATGAGAGCAAAGACACTCTTCTAATTTTACGCCTGCTTCCCCAAAACTGTTGCACCGAGGACATCCCCCATCCATACAATTTTTGACCCCTCGTGGGGTCCCATTATATCCCGTTGAAATAATTCGCTTATCCTTCGCAATCACGGCCGCAACTTTTCGTTTGATACAATTGCTTCTCAAGGCAACCACCTTGGCAATGCTCATAAAATATTCATCCCAGCCGGGTCTTTGACTGACAGATCCAAAATTTTTGAGCGTTTCGATTACTTGGACGTGGAATTTTTCAAGAGAGTCATTGTTGATGAGCGTCGTGTCCGCTAAGGCTTGCGTTTCATCTAGCTGTTGATGATGAGGGTTGGAAGAGCTTCTTTCAATATTTTCAAGTCGAGTAAATTCTGCAAGCGTTTGAGGATCATTTTCTCGACCCCGAGATTTAATTCTTTCGAAACGCAGTTCTAATGGGGCATCAATATAAAGGAGAAGAAAATCTTTTCGTTTTTTAAGTGCCTTTGCTTCTTCTGGGTTTCGGATCGAATCGACAATATAATTTTTATCGGGGTCCAGTTGAAGAAGGATTTTATCTGCAAGGACGCTGGGTCCTCCAAGAGACCGGAGTTCATTCCCTTGGCGAATGAGACTCTCACGGGAAATTTCAATCGAGCGCTTTTTAAGCTCTTCTCGAATGACGTCCGAGAGGGATGTATAAATGAAACCTCGCTGCTTTAGAAATTCAGCAACGATCCCCTTCCCAGATCCATTTTTGCCTGTGAGCCCAATAATCATCTCACCACCTCTGGATCCTGCCAAAGGCAGGCTTGACCTCTTCCTTTTAACATCTCATGACCCCTTCCTATTTTTTACTTCAAAACCAAATTGTTCCAACCTTCATCGGCTTCCGGGGAGCTGTGAGGGGGTGGGATCTAAATGGGAGAAGACCAATTGTAAATTTAAAATTAATCAAATTAATCGAACTTTTCCTGATCCTCCACCTCGTCCCGGCCGGCCTTGTCGTAGTCAAAGATTTGAATCTTGTCGGAATAAAACCAATCAAACATGTCCCGTCGAAGTTTGGCCATAGAGGTCTTTCCCTCGCTCTTACGCCGGAGATTATAGAACACAACCCCTTCTGCAAAGACTTGCGTATTCAGATTTAACTTAGAGGCACGTTTTGTGAAATAGCGAGAGAATAAATAATCCTTAAACCAACTGCTCCAGTTCTCAAAATTTCTCTCATGCTCATGAAAGGATTTGTATCGCAATACCTCTATCGCACGCTCAAAAGGAAACCACTCATGAACATTCAATTGATAGGGGTTTCCCTGGAGCTTGGGACCGATCACCTCTCCAGCCTGCTCCCCATCCATCTTAACGTAATCCTTTCCAATGGCCTGAAAAATGCCCTCGATGATAAAGGTTTGCCCTTTTATAACTTGAAGCGGATCGATCGGGTTTTTTCGATTCTGCACCGCGACAAGCCGGCCTTTTTCGGTTAAAATCTTGACATTGGTCCCATCTAATTTTTCAACCGCAAAGGTATCCGGATCCTCAAAGACCCACTCATAGTCAGGGTTAATGCGATTGACGACAAGATAAACCTCTGGCACGCGCAATTTAAGCGACGACCCATATTTTTTCCATTGCTCGGCATCCACCTTGAATGTCTGGCGGATAAAAGGACACTGGATTTTGGTAAAATCGGTCAACAGAATCGGTGGTGTATACGTCTCTTTCATTTAAACATCTTCTCCTTCTATCTTTGATAAAACTTCATTTGATAATCTGCTCTCACGTCTTCATTGTCAAGCCCAAATCAGTTGAGAATCAGGTTCAAGGTTTAAAGTTCAAGGATTTCCAGACTTGGTTTTTCTTTGAACTTTGAACCTTAAACTTTAAACTGTTCTTAACAGTTGAGTCTTCCCAAAGGGGAAAGTATACTGATGACTCTTATGGCAAAAACATTATTCGAAAAAATTTGGGATCGACATCTTGTAACCACTTTATCCGATGGTACAGTCCTTATTTATATTGATCGGCATTTGGTTCATGAAGTCACGAGTCCCCAAGCCTTTGATGGACTTCGGATGAGTGATCGCAAAGTGAGACATCCGGAACTCACTTTTGCAACCATGGATCACAATGTTCCTACGGATAGTCGCGGAATGATTCTCGATCCCATCTCAAAAGCTCAAATAGAAGCCCTCTCAAAAAATTGTAAGGAATTTGGAATTACCCTTTATGATTTAAAAAGCGACGAGCAGGGGATTGTGCATGTGATTGGCCCTGAATTGGGGTTGACTTTACCCGGAACCACTATTGTTTGTGGGGATTCTCATACCTCAACCCATGGTGCTTTTGGAGCTTTGGCCTTTGGGATTGGGACCTCCGAGGTTGAACATGTCTTGGCCACAGAATGTTTACCTCAGAAAAAGCCTAAAACTTTTAAAGTGGAATTTCATGGAAGGCTTCAACCTTATGTCACAGCCAAAGACCTCATTTTAAAACTCATTGGTCAAATTGGGACTGCGGGTGCCACAGGTTATGTCTTAGAATATATGGGGGAAGCAATTCGGGGGCTTTCCATGGAAGAGCGTATGACGGTTTGTAATATGAGCATTGAAGCAGGAGCTCGGGCAGGATTGATCGCTCCCGACAAGATTACTTTTGATTATTTCAGGCGTGAGAATCGGCCCTTTGCGCCAAAAAATTTAGAAAAGGCAATTCAATTTTGGAAAACGCTTCCTTCAGATTCTGATGCTCCATTTGATCGAGTATTAAAAATCGATGCCTCTAAAATAGCCCCGCAAGTGACTTGGGGGACAAGTCCTGGAATGGTTGCTGATGTTACGGAGAAAATT encodes:
- the dusB gene encoding tRNA dihydrouridine synthase DusB, translated to MIQLKNLTLQSNIIQSPMAGCTDLAFRLIAREQGMEMAFLEMVSANAMVYGNPRTQDLLKRTAEDRPLGAQLVGCDPEIMGKAASMIEEMGFDLLDINCGCPVPKVTAPGGGSALLIEPEKTRKIFENVVKNIKKIPVTVKMRKGFSDPSGDEAVQLAKIAQDSGLSAVTVHGRTRMQGYSGEADWEAIGKVKRALKIPVFGNGDVTTPDDARRLLETSGCDGVMIGRGGLGNPWIYKEVASMLNNHPSPRSPTLEDKKAVALKHLKFKVAMDEERAILEFRKIATWYFRDFPGVAQFRAKVNTLKTAREMEEAIQNLKLN
- the leuC gene encoding 3-isopropylmalate dehydratase large subunit, translating into MAKTLFEKIWDRHLVTTLSDGTVLIYIDRHLVHEVTSPQAFDGLRMSDRKVRHPELTFATMDHNVPTDSRGMILDPISKAQIEALSKNCKEFGITLYDLKSDEQGIVHVIGPELGLTLPGTTIVCGDSHTSTHGAFGALAFGIGTSEVEHVLATECLPQKKPKTFKVEFHGRLQPYVTAKDLILKLIGQIGTAGATGYVLEYMGEAIRGLSMEERMTVCNMSIEAGARAGLIAPDKITFDYFRRENRPFAPKNLEKAIQFWKTLPSDSDAPFDRVLKIDASKIAPQVTWGTSPGMVADVTEKIPDPDRVPGYSRKDVEQALDYMGLVPGMLVEQIKVDTVFIGSCTNGRIEDLRRAAQILKGRKVSKGVQVLIVPGSEKVRHQAEREGLHEIFKAAGCEWRFAGCSMCLGMNPDQLKPGERSASTSNRNFEGRQGKGGRTHLVSPEMAAAAAVEGHFVDIRSWK
- the dnaA gene encoding chromosomal replication initiator protein DnaA, which codes for MTQKTSLDLLEVWPQFVEKAKDTLSPQNYDNWFSPIKPIKINAGTLEIEVPNKFFKDWLMNNYLKYIEGAFADLTGEPIALHIKVSLEEPVRSLQPTQTVHLRRSIPPQNAKNLNQNYTFDHFVVGPSNRFAHAASVAVSQSPGKAYNPLFIYGGVGLGKTHLMHAIGHFVLKNQPKERVLYISSEEFTNQFIDSVQSNAMVRFRNKYRSVDILLIDDIHFLSGKEQTQEEFFHTFNSLYDAHKQVVLSNDRPPKEISNLEERLISRFEWGLVTDLQPPDTETRIAILRKKATLSKVELSDDLAFFLASRIKTNIRKLEGALVKVISYASLNKKEPTIALAEEVIQDILGEEKIVSIEGIQKKVAEHYDLRISDMISKKRPQTIAFPRQIAMYLARELTHYSLQEIGEAFGGRDHTTVLHAHKTVEDSVNKDFKIKKTISFLKQKVRE
- the efp gene encoding elongation factor P codes for the protein MQAGDLRPGMAIMFNGQIHKVEEFQHVTPGNWRAMIQTTLRSLKTGKAVKNRFRPQDNVEEVFLEPKPCQYLYHDQGLYYFLDLEDYQNHSVSSEIIGERSHYLAENLEVKLLIHDGVVIDAELPTSVILKITQTEPGSRGDTVTNVMKMATVETGYQIQVPIFIKEGEAVKVDTRTGQYLGRS
- a CDS encoding AAA family ATPase produces the protein MAGSRGGEMIIGLTGKNGSGKGIVAEFLKQRGFIYTSLSDVIREELKKRSIEISRESLIRQGNELRSLGGPSVLADKILLQLDPDKNYIVDSIRNPEEAKALKKRKDFLLLYIDAPLELRFERIKSRGRENDPQTLAEFTRLENIERSSSNPHHQQLDETQALADTTLINNDSLEKFHVQVIETLKNFGSVSQRPGWDEYFMSIAKVVALRSNCIKRKVAAVIAKDKRIISTGYNGTPRGVKNCMDGGCPRCNSFGEAGVKLEECLCSHAEENAITQSAYHGVNIKDSTLYSTYSPCLTCTKMIINSGIKEVIYSHDYPLGEISLQLLEEAKIQIRKL
- a CDS encoding radical SAM protein: MNAVTANSKGDIFERPGFLMTGRSGDLYRLPLEEELIDLPTNTQVTFLPKRIPILWNQNLKKPQLDPTSSEKENLTAGAILPIGYLRTLLPATAPVQKDFLPQWAYAAIGRSKKNVMGAAIRIDSSDRWENHHYNTPGLLVKIERRLSKEPQNRILKQLALCASEYHCNTAQNIFYERWEGALPVSPACNAQCVGCISLQPEELPPSSHQRINFAPYLEEVLPIALSHLEKSEDAILSFGQGCEGEPLLVSNTIEKALKEIRLRTSFGTLNLNTNASRPHDFLKLCQAGLESVRISMNSAIPETYAAYYQPRGYDFKEVVETAHIARENGLAISINLLTFPGVTDREEEAKALITFIHQTKINAIQWRNLAIDPDQYLLALPKRKGNILGLTTLLKILRKEFPNLHHLSFSRPKEFFNENPKIKHQKSK